The window tctctcaatttcgttctctcttcttcatcttccaaaattctctttttttcGCGTATACACCTGAACTCATTCCAGTAAAACTTTGCTCTCATACTCTTTAACCGTTGGAGCATCCTGAAATTTGAACACCTCCCTTGGAACTCATTTTCGCACATTCTCATCGTtaggatttgcaaaataataccTGTAGAGAGAGCAATGTCTCTCGCACGGAGACAATGAAATCGAGGTTTCGATCCCTTCTTGTTCTCTCTAACACTTAAAAACTCTAGCAGAGCAACCAAAGTAAAAGCTTAATGAATTTTAGAGAACCACTAGAGACGTCGCGCTATTAGACTATACATGTGAGCCCGCtgagaggtaagggatgagttactcacacTTGGAGATTACAATTAACATGTGTTGGGATCCCTAGAGGATaaattttgggttattttggattgttttatgaatttcaattttgttcttatttttttatttgcgaattgattgtgtttgatagaCTAATTGATGTTCCAATGTGAAATTATTATGAATTTGGTAtattcttgtgttgagtgtgaaacCTAAAAATTAGcgtgaattgatgaaattaaataaGGATATATTTACCATAAGAGAGAGTGagatattgtttattttatttttttccttttcgtgctttttaggatttttttatatatagcttgaaattaatattataatttgaaattagaGTAGGCTAACAGAATGAAATTCTCGATTATTGTTTGAGTTTTAATATTTAGTATGATTTTATATAATGTTTCATAttgttattctttaaaattggCCAAAGTTTATTTAACTATAAGGTTCTCCAAAAGTTTTAGTGAATCCTTGGTGTAATTTTGTTTGACTATATTTCACTTTGTAAATTCATTATTAGAATATTTGCGTGTTTAGTTATTTATGTACTCAATGTGTTTATATATGTAATACTATTTGTATATTATGAATTGTGATTGAGGTTGAGTATAAGTAGCAAGTTGAGCATggattaatttgtgagatacacgtgAACATGTGATGGAGGATTGTGACGGGGAGGTATTAAATTGTAAACATGTGatatgattgtgaataagtgtgtggttaatacttgatgtgattaacatctttttaaaaactaaaaataaagaaaaaaaccaaaactcaaaactgattttattttttaaaaatttcaaactaaaaaaaaagaaatcacccCAAACAAGACATAAAGAATTAGAATAATGCTACTTCGTATCTTGATTGATTTCCAGATGATATTAATGAAGCTATTAATCATTAATAGGTCAATCAGCTTCATTctattatttaagtatttaagaATAGACGTCTAGTTAAATTCACATTAACTTGAATTCTTATAcgtatttatatttatacatgCTTATGTACACCATAAAAACGTATACatgcataatttttaatttgttcataaaatgaggaagaagaaaaaaacagttTGGTGGAATTAACTCCCTGTAGACAAATACTCTAGTCCTGAGGAATTCGAGTACAACTGTTAAATAAGGATTCTTAAGGGCATATTATCTTATGTtacaattagtcaattacacccatatttgtatatctatgattttaaaaagtgcctgttattataatatatattccaTCCCCTTTGTTATAGTTGTTCAAGCAAACTTAATATGAAAAGTTGAGTTAGCCGGCCAAAGTCGTTCGGCCGGCATTAATTACATGTGTGATTTGAGAGGACCAAATTAAACCACTGCAGTatactttaaaaagaaaaaaaaaatcatttgggcACAAGCTCCTTAAGTTGAGCACTCCATTATTCCATAACATTGTGCCAATTATGGGATCCTCCATCAGTTGCTGCGGCTCGGAGAGGGTAGAAGAAGTGTATGTGAAATTACGTTTCTCCGTTTCTGTTTTATGATTTCAATGTTAATTATGTGAATTAGTTATTGGCTCTCATTTTAGTTGTTGGCATGATCATCAATCTTACTTAGCCATCATAATTGTACGTGTAATTTTGTATAGACCAACATCATTTGGCGTAGTTCACAATTCATGGAGAATATTCACATACAAGGAGTTGCATGCGGCCACCAACGGATTCAATGATGATAATAAGCTTGGTGAAGGTGGTTTTGGaagtgtctattggggaagaaCCAACGATGGTCTTCAGGTAAAAATAGAAATCATAGCATTCATTATTGGGTTTGCCAATAACAGTgcaaaattcattatatatggCTAACTCTTAATGGCAGATAGCGGTGAAGAAACTGAAAGCAATGAACTCAAAGGCAGAGATGGAATTTGCTGTAGAAGTTGAAGTTCTTGGAAGGGTTAGGCACAAAAATTTGCTGGGTCTTAGGGGTTATTGTGTTGGAGATGATCAACGGCTCATAGTCTATGATTACATGCCAAATCTCAGCCTGCTTTCTCATCTGCATGGCCAGTTTGCTGTTGAAGTGCAACTCAACTGGCAAAGGAGAATGAAGATTGCAATTGGCTCTGCGGAAGGCCTTCTGTAAGCTTCCACCTGACTCATTCAACAATTTATTTTCCTCATCATTAAACATTTAACTGAATTATATTGACTAGAAAAAGCTTTTACTCGCAGTATGATGTATCAATAATACATAagtatataacaataaaattatctattggTATTTGGTATGATGCATCATACTATTATTAGTCActgtaaattaataattaagagacTTTATAATCAAGGCATGCTTGGTAGGAGTAAGAATACATGAGAATGAAGATACCATCTATATATTCAGACATACTTTCTGTTAACACACAATTAAGGTTGCATTTACCCTCCGATAAAGTACCCAAAAATTACAATGGCTAAACATCATTTCTTTTGAAAGGGTGCATGTAAGGGGGTTCTCCGCTCTAGCCTCAATGGGCAATTTTCACTTTTGAAATACCTTATTCTAAATGATATATGAGCATACGACTTCTTTTCAGCGAATATGACTGCAAAATTGACCTTACTTTTGAAGTGCTACATCTATAGTATCATGAATAGCTTGTGTGGCATATATagtaaattacaatttaatgtaGCTATGcctgtttgaaattttaaaattggatGTTATTGCTAGGTACTTACACCGTGAGGTCGCACCCCACATCATCCATAGGGACATCAAAGCAAGTAACGTGCTTCTGAATTCAGACTTTGAGCCTCTAGTTGCAGATTTTGGGTTTGCAAAGCTAATCCCAGAAGGAGTTAGCCACATGACTACCCGTGTGAAGGGTACATTGGGATACTTGGCACCTGAATATGCCATGTGGGGAAAAGTCTCCGAAAGTTGTGATGTTTATAGCTTTGGAATTCTTCTCTTAGAACTTGTAACCGGTAGAAAGCCCATAGAGAAGCTCCCAGGTGGGCTCAAAAGAACAATAACTGAATGGGCCGAGCCCCTAATAACCAACGGAAGGCTCAGGGACCTTGTTGATCCAAAACTAAGAGGGAACTTTGATGAAAACCAAGTCAAGCAAACAATCAATGTGGCTGCTCTTTGTGTCCAAAGTGAGCCCGAGAAACGGCCCAATATGAAGCAAGTGGTTAACCTTCTGAAAGGGTATGAATTTGAAGAGAAGAAAGTCACTGCCATGAGAATAGATAGTATCAAGTATAATGAAGAATTATTGGCACTTGATCAACctagtgatgatgatgatcatgatgatgcaACAGCTAGCTATGGTGTTTTTAGTGCCATTGAAGTTCAAAAGATGAAGGATCCATACATGCGCGGTGATAACAAGAATATAGGCTAAAGCccaaagattatatatatatatatatagagagagagagagagagagagagagagaatttatttgttttgtgaaGCCTTTATATCTATTGGTAATGTaatcaactttcaacttctaaGTATAATTTTCCCGTAATGACTAACTATTCTATCTTATTCTTTTAAAGCTAGTTCTTGTTTTATAGAATCTTTcatcaaattgatttttctCGATTCTCCCTCGCAATAACCGGGacaaaaagatatcaaggatgTGTTAAATTCTTATGACATAATGTCTTATACcataaatttgatcattttataTACATAGGATAAGATAATAATGtatgatctaataattaaattgataaaatttcattttcttaaaagcTATTGAAAGTGTTATTTTATAGAATTTAGTATCTAGTTTCAATGTAAAAGGATAtttggagaagaaaaaaaaaatttactt of the Glycine max cultivar Williams 82 chromosome 13, Glycine_max_v4.0, whole genome shotgun sequence genome contains:
- the LOC100783365 gene encoding PTI1-like tyrosine-protein kinase At3g15890, giving the protein MGSSISCCGSERVEEVPTSFGVVHNSWRIFTYKELHAATNGFNDDNKLGEGGFGSVYWGRTNDGLQIAVKKLKAMNSKAEMEFAVEVEVLGRVRHKNLLGLRGYCVGDDQRLIVYDYMPNLSLLSHLHGQFAVEVQLNWQRRMKIAIGSAEGLLYLHREVAPHIIHRDIKASNVLLNSDFEPLVADFGFAKLIPEGVSHMTTRVKGTLGYLAPEYAMWGKVSESCDVYSFGILLLELVTGRKPIEKLPGGLKRTITEWAEPLITNGRLRDLVDPKLRGNFDENQVKQTINVAALCVQSEPEKRPNMKQVVNLLKGYEFEEKKVTAMRIDSIKYNEELLALDQPSDDDDHDDATASYGVFSAIEVQKMKDPYMRGDNKNIG